One Fusobacterium ulcerans DNA segment encodes these proteins:
- a CDS encoding Coenzyme F420 hydrogenase/dehydrogenase, beta subunit C-terminal domain gives MEYIFEKKEDCCGCTACYNICPKEAIKMEPDREGFLYPKIDQSLCIDCQLCKKVCPVINEKSLKNKIEGDFYLSKHKSEDTLKNSTSGGAFTAISDVFLKEGGIICGVDFDDNFCVVHEMAETKEGRDRFRFSKYVQSRLGDIFPKIKEKLAEGRKVLFSGTPCQCAGLKAFIGNTPLRENLYICDLICHSVTSPFIWEELKKVLEKENGGTIDEVHFRTKKLDWNRTNSNKSFHFSTTAMNEVQGDERFYKMFFGLLSISRPSCSACRFTDTLRVSDITIADYFGIEEFAPEKYDKRGLSLVIVNNEKGEEILNKMKNDMEMEKRKSSESVKHQQRLSYPISYPETRGEFWDSVIELGLEEAMKKYNIFK, from the coding sequence ATGGAGTACATATTTGAGAAAAAAGAAGATTGCTGTGGGTGCACTGCTTGTTATAATATCTGTCCTAAAGAAGCGATAAAAATGGAACCTGACAGAGAGGGATTTCTATATCCTAAAATTGATCAGTCACTGTGTATAGATTGTCAATTATGTAAAAAAGTCTGCCCTGTTATAAATGAAAAATCTCTAAAAAATAAAATAGAAGGAGATTTTTATCTATCAAAGCACAAAAGTGAGGATACACTTAAAAATTCTACCTCTGGAGGAGCATTTACAGCTATTTCAGATGTTTTCTTAAAAGAGGGTGGAATAATATGTGGAGTTGATTTTGATGATAACTTTTGTGTAGTACATGAAATGGCAGAAACAAAAGAAGGAAGAGATAGATTTAGATTTTCCAAGTATGTACAGAGTAGATTAGGTGATATTTTTCCTAAAATAAAAGAGAAATTGGCAGAAGGAAGAAAAGTCTTATTTTCTGGAACTCCATGTCAATGTGCAGGACTTAAAGCTTTTATAGGAAATACACCATTGAGAGAAAATCTATATATTTGCGACCTTATATGTCACAGTGTCACAAGTCCTTTTATTTGGGAAGAACTGAAAAAAGTACTGGAAAAAGAAAATGGGGGGACTATTGATGAAGTTCATTTTAGAACTAAAAAATTAGACTGGAACAGAACCAACAGCAACAAATCTTTTCATTTTTCTACAACTGCAATGAATGAAGTCCAAGGAGATGAGAGATTTTATAAAATGTTCTTTGGGCTGCTTTCAATAAGCCGTCCATCTTGTTCAGCATGTAGATTTACTGACACTCTTAGAGTTTCTGATATAACAATAGCAGATTATTTTGGAATAGAGGAATTTGCTCCAGAAAAATATGATAAGAGAGGACTTTCATTAGTTATTGTCAACAATGAAAAAGGAGAAGAGATTCTTAATAAAATGAAAAATGATATGGAAATGGAGAAAAGGAAAAGTTCAGAATCTGTGAAACATCAGCAGAGATTGAGCTACCCAATATCTTATCCTGAAACTAGAGGAGAATTTTGGGATAGCGTCATTGAATTAGGGCTGGAAGAGGCAATGAAAAAATATAATATATTTAAATAA
- the yqeC gene encoding selenium cofactor biosynthesis protein YqeC gives MTFKYFNIIKNDVITITGAGGKTSLLFFLAEKLSEYGKVLVTTTTKIYCPFEEKYESLIIGNNISTGKNKNITVAGSRIEDDKLHSLPYGEINNMRKNYDFVLIEGDGAKEKLLKEWNDYEPCIPEFSTKIIGVINMDILDLNISEENIHRFKLLKEKFPKDINKKITSDFLQRYILSADYFKNSSKDSEKYLFFNGIDGENYLSKFQAAIKTAYKLSENSFLPKIFIGSLKEKMIYPFKKLDAVVMASGFSKRMGKNKLSLSYKGRTLLEATLEKISHIPFNEVIICGREEWVEDLADKYNFKYCYNSFADLGQSESIKLGTENSFGEGIAFFPGDQPLLTEDTILNLYYEFQKTNLITIPTVEEDRFSPVFFPEDKKAELLKLEGDTGGKTIIKKTPVINLVKFSSKEEFKDIDTIEDYMYILNNKK, from the coding sequence ATGACTTTTAAATATTTTAATATTATAAAAAATGATGTAATAACCATAACAGGAGCAGGTGGAAAAACTTCTCTTCTATTTTTTCTTGCAGAAAAACTTTCTGAATATGGAAAAGTTCTTGTAACTACCACTACAAAAATTTACTGCCCCTTTGAAGAAAAATATGAATCACTTATTATTGGGAATAATATATCTACTGGAAAAAACAAAAATATAACTGTGGCTGGGAGCAGAATAGAAGATGATAAACTTCACTCTCTGCCTTATGGCGAGATAAATAATATGAGAAAAAATTATGATTTTGTTTTAATAGAGGGAGATGGAGCAAAGGAAAAATTATTAAAAGAATGGAATGATTATGAGCCTTGTATTCCTGAATTTTCTACAAAAATAATTGGAGTAATCAATATGGATATACTTGATTTAAATATTTCCGAAGAAAATATTCATAGATTTAAGCTTCTAAAAGAAAAATTTCCAAAGGATATAAATAAAAAAATAACTTCTGATTTTTTACAAAGATATATTTTATCAGCTGATTATTTTAAAAATTCCAGTAAAGATTCAGAAAAATATCTTTTTTTTAATGGAATTGATGGAGAAAATTATCTCTCTAAATTCCAAGCAGCTATAAAAACAGCATATAAATTATCTGAAAATAGTTTTCTGCCAAAAATATTTATAGGAAGTCTTAAAGAAAAAATGATTTATCCTTTTAAAAAATTAGATGCTGTTGTTATGGCTTCTGGTTTTTCTAAAAGAATGGGAAAAAATAAACTGTCTCTCTCATACAAAGGGAGAACTCTTTTAGAAGCAACCTTAGAGAAAATTTCTCATATCCCTTTTAATGAGGTTATTATCTGCGGAAGAGAGGAATGGGTTGAAGATCTTGCTGATAAATATAATTTTAAATATTGCTATAACTCTTTTGCTGATCTTGGGCAGAGTGAAAGTATAAAGCTTGGTACAGAAAATTCTTTTGGAGAGGGGATAGCCTTTTTCCCTGGAGATCAGCCTCTGCTGACTGAGGATACAATTTTAAATCTCTATTATGAATTTCAGAAAACTAATCTTATAACTATCCCAACAGTTGAAGAAGATAGATTTTCCCCTGTATTTTTTCCAGAAGATAAAAAAGCTGAACTATTGAAATTGGAAGGAGACACTGGAGGGAAAACTATTATTAAAAAGACTCCAGTTATCAATCTTGTTAAGTTTTCTTCAAAAGAGGAGTTTAAAGATATTGATACCATCGAAGATTATATGTATATACTTAATAATAAAAAATAA
- a CDS encoding methionine ABC transporter ATP-binding protein, which produces MIKIEKINKVYSNGFHAVKDVSLEVKKGDIFGIIGLSGAGKSSLIRLLNRLEEPTSGSIVIDGVDITKLSKDELLERRKKIGMIFQHFNLLASRTVGENVAFALEIAGWDKAKMKDRVRELLEVVELSDKIDSYPSQLSGGQKQRVAIARALANNPDILLSDEATSALDPKTTNSILELIKNIQHKFGLTVVMITHQMEVIRDICNRVAVMSDGEIVETGGVHHIFSNPQAEITKELISYLPSTEERGVEIMKTKGKYIVKLKFLGTIAEEPIISQALRKFDIDFSIIGGSIDHLSTMKVGHLFIELSGDMEQQQEAIEWFNESGVIVEVIYNGI; this is translated from the coding sequence ATGATCAAAATAGAAAAAATCAACAAAGTATACTCTAATGGCTTTCATGCAGTAAAAGATGTCAGCCTTGAAGTAAAAAAAGGGGATATATTTGGGATAATAGGTCTAAGCGGAGCAGGTAAATCTTCCCTCATCAGACTTTTAAACAGATTAGAGGAACCTACGAGTGGAAGTATAGTAATAGATGGAGTAGATATAACAAAACTTTCTAAAGATGAACTCTTAGAGAGAAGAAAAAAAATAGGAATGATATTCCAGCATTTTAATCTTTTAGCATCAAGAACAGTTGGAGAAAATGTGGCATTTGCACTGGAGATAGCTGGCTGGGATAAAGCGAAAATGAAAGACAGGGTAAGGGAGCTTCTGGAAGTAGTAGAACTTTCAGATAAAATAGATTCATACCCTAGTCAGTTGAGTGGAGGACAGAAACAAAGGGTGGCAATAGCAAGAGCCTTAGCTAATAACCCTGATATACTTTTATCAGATGAGGCTACATCAGCTCTTGACCCTAAAACTACAAACTCTATATTGGAACTTATAAAAAATATCCAGCATAAATTTGGACTTACAGTAGTTATGATAACTCACCAGATGGAAGTTATCAGAGATATCTGTAACAGAGTAGCAGTAATGTCTGACGGAGAAATAGTCGAAACAGGGGGAGTACACCATATCTTTTCAAACCCTCAGGCAGAAATAACAAAAGAGCTTATCTCTTATCTTCCAAGCACAGAAGAAAGAGGAGTAGAGATAATGAAAACAAAAGGAAAGTATATAGTAAAACTTAAATTCTTAGGAACTATAGCAGAAGAACCAATAATATCACAGGCACTGAGAAAATTTGATATAGATTTCAGTATAATTGGAGGATCGATAGATCATCTTTCTACAATGAAAGTAGGACATCTGTTTATTGAATTGTCAGGAGATATGGAGCAGCAGCAGGAAGCAATAGAATGGTTCAATGAATCAGGAGTTATAGTAGAGGTGATTTATAATGGTATTTAG